The Candidatus Saccharimonadales bacterium genome contains the following window.
TATCAAAGACCTTTCTCAAAATGAGGTGCAGAGTCGTCTGCAAGTTTTGGCACAAACTCTAGATACTCGTGGTTGGGCCGTCAAAAACGTGGCCGTCAACTTAAATACGTCTCCGGACTATTTGCAGGCAGCCGACCAAAACTCCGACCGGCTTATTGGCACCGATGTGCTAAACGTACCGGCACCAGTTATAGATGTTCGACCAGATGACGATATTCTAGACGCCCAAAGTAACCCAACCGCTCAAAATTTCCAATCGCTTATGCAACAAGCCGAAGAAACCCGCAAAAAAGAATTGGCCGATAAGCTAGAGCAGGCGCGCAAGACTGGCATTATTTCTAAACCAAGCGCACCCAAAGAGAGCAATGATACCAAGGAACTGCTCAACGAAATGCACAAACGGGCCCAATTCTATACCGGAAAAACAGATACACCCTCAGTGACACCCGAGGTGCAAACTGCTAAACTGGAGCTAGCCCAAAGCGGTAATGATTTAAGCGTGGCCACGATTGCCAATTTGGTTAATCGAGGCAGCGACGAAATAGTGGTACCGCTACACTAGCGCCTAGGGGTGGGATAAACAATGAATGACGGCCAAACACCAAATCAAAATCTACCGTTTATACCGGGAACACCATATCCTGGCGTTTCTGTAACTCCAGGATCTAGCATACCTCCAGCACCAAGCACTCTGCCGACCTCCAGCCCGCCGCCCGTACCGTCGATACCGGGTCAGCCACCCGTCGCCGGCGTTCCGCCTACGCCTTCTGCTAAAGAAAAAGGTTCGGCGACCAACCCAAACAGCACTCAAAATGCTCTCTTGATAAGCGAGATTCGCGACGGCATTATCATCATGAACGACGGCACTTTCCGGGCGGTAATTATGTGCAAGTCTATTAACT
Protein-coding sequences here:
- a CDS encoding PrgI family protein, translated to MAVYKVIQDIEAEDKLLGPLSLKGFVYAATAALLGFINFKLLVSEALGPVKWVFIFLFIFPMILFAVLASPLGREQPTEVWLLARIKFLLKPRQRIWSQLGLNQLVTITAPKKEEQHLIKDLSQNEVQSRLQVLAQTLDTRGWAVKNVAVNLNTSPDYLQAADQNSDRLIGTDVLNVPAPVIDVRPDDDILDAQSNPTAQNFQSLMQQAEETRKKELADKLEQARKTGIISKPSAPKESNDTKELLNEMHKRAQFYTGKTDTPSVTPEVQTAKLELAQSGNDLSVATIANLVNRGSDEIVVPLH